In one Coriobacteriia bacterium genomic region, the following are encoded:
- a CDS encoding diacylglycerol kinase: MSERSASILVVANPAAGNGTGTQAARRAMGEMEAAIARGKTSATFADAEVDAAFLSSPEQTRDVVEKSGGIRAVIAIGGDGLAHLVVNALMSIPAEERPAFGIIAAGTGNDYARALGLPLDVRKCTQAVLHASPRLVDVGLCNDIYFAETLSFGLDAAIALDTVKRRAETGRSDAGVYVSSGIDQLRHNLVDRHYRADFDGKQVEGQSITFAVQIGPYYGGGFKICPEATLDDGTLDICISHPPAGVARAIYIFMRAKNGKHVGMKPMEFLRAHHAIIDFDEEPPCQIDGEPLHATHFDISCEHQALRVLA; this comes from the coding sequence ATGAGCGAGAGGTCTGCGTCCATATTGGTTGTCGCAAACCCGGCTGCCGGCAATGGCACGGGAACGCAGGCTGCACGTCGTGCCATGGGCGAGATGGAAGCGGCCATTGCCCGCGGGAAGACAAGCGCGACCTTTGCGGATGCCGAGGTCGATGCGGCCTTTCTCAGCTCGCCCGAGCAAACGCGCGACGTTGTCGAGAAATCGGGCGGCATCCGTGCGGTCATCGCGATTGGCGGTGATGGCCTTGCGCACCTCGTCGTGAACGCGCTCATGAGCATCCCTGCCGAGGAACGCCCCGCATTTGGCATCATCGCCGCCGGCACAGGCAACGATTATGCACGCGCGCTCGGGCTGCCCCTCGACGTGCGGAAGTGCACGCAGGCGGTGTTGCATGCCAGCCCACGGCTCGTGGATGTGGGACTCTGCAACGATATCTATTTCGCCGAGACGCTTTCCTTTGGGTTGGATGCAGCCATCGCGCTCGATACGGTCAAGCGGCGCGCCGAGACCGGCAGGTCGGATGCGGGCGTGTATGTTTCGAGCGGTATCGACCAGCTGCGCCACAATCTTGTCGACCGTCACTATCGCGCCGACTTCGATGGCAAGCAGGTCGAGGGGCAAAGCATCACCTTTGCCGTGCAGATCGGCCCATATTACGGCGGTGGCTTCAAGATTTGCCCCGAGGCGACGCTCGACGACGGCACGCTCGACATCTGCATATCGCATCCGCCTGCAGGCGTCGCTCGTGCGATATACATTTTCATGCGAGCCAAAAACGGCAAGCACGTGGGTATGAAGCCCATGGAGTTTTTGCGCGCTCATCATGCGATCATCGACTTTGACGAGGAGCCGCCTTGCCAGATTGACGGCGAGCCCTTGCACGCGACGCATTTCGACATCAGCTGCGAGCACCAGGCCCTTCGCGTGCTCGCGTAA
- a CDS encoding flavodoxin family protein has translation MSKNILLVHASPREGGNSSILADWFERGALEAGNEVTRISVGHAKISGCMACEYCFSHDGECVQKDDMQKFYPLLHEADVIVYATPMYFYNFPAQLRAFQDRMFCGIGKPFGITQTALLLCFEDKDETTCEPAVNSYRVAANYCKQENLGEVIINNVYEKGAIEGNPGLQKAYELGLSIK, from the coding sequence ATGTCGAAGAATATCCTGCTTGTTCATGCGAGCCCGCGCGAAGGCGGGAACTCGAGCATACTTGCCGATTGGTTCGAACGCGGTGCGCTCGAGGCGGGCAATGAGGTCACGCGCATTAGCGTTGGGCATGCGAAGATCTCGGGTTGCATGGCCTGCGAGTACTGTTTTTCGCACGACGGGGAGTGCGTGCAGAAAGACGACATGCAGAAGTTCTACCCGCTGCTGCACGAGGCGGATGTGATCGTGTACGCGACACCCATGTATTTCTACAACTTCCCTGCGCAGCTGCGTGCCTTCCAGGACCGCATGTTCTGCGGAATTGGCAAGCCCTTTGGCATTACGCAGACCGCGTTGCTGCTGTGCTTCGAGGACAAGGACGAGACTACCTGCGAACCTGCGGTCAACAGCTATCGTGTGGCGGCTAACTACTGCAAGCAGGAAAACCTTGGCGAAGTCATCATCAATAACGTGTACGAAAAGGGTGCCATCGAGGGAAACCCCGGCCTGCAGAAGGCCTATGAGCTCGGCTTGAGCATCAAGTAG
- a CDS encoding C4-dicarboxylate ABC transporter substrate-binding protein has translation MKKKGLVSIVGVLALAMALSFALVGCGGSGNSSASSSADNGGSLRFVTGGESGTYYAFGSVIAQHATNNTDVSVTAASSGGSQANIQELEDGTAELGFAQSDVMAYAYDGTNLFEGKPVTTFSTLGALYQEQVQIVTCDPSITSVADLAGKNVSIGAAGSGVYFNAIDILGAYGLSESDINPTYQSFGDSADALKDGKIDAAFIVAGAPTTAITDLSTTKTAYLISLDQAHIQQLIAENNFYSEAVIPAGTYAGQTNDVVTVGVDAVIIVDNAVSEEDVYALTADIFDNAPDLIENHAKYAEISLEKGASVASVPYHPGAAKYFAEKNITVPTK, from the coding sequence ATGAAGAAGAAGGGGCTTGTCTCCATCGTAGGCGTTCTCGCCTTGGCCATGGCACTTTCGTTTGCCCTGGTTGGATGCGGCGGCTCCGGCAACTCGAGCGCTAGCTCCAGCGCAGACAACGGCGGCAGCCTGCGTTTCGTGACCGGCGGCGAGTCGGGCACCTACTACGCCTTCGGCTCCGTCATCGCCCAGCATGCGACCAACAACACCGATGTTAGCGTCACGGCTGCCTCGAGCGGCGGCTCGCAGGCTAACATCCAGGAGCTCGAGGACGGCACTGCCGAGCTCGGCTTCGCCCAGTCCGACGTCATGGCATACGCCTATGACGGCACCAACCTGTTCGAGGGCAAGCCCGTCACCACCTTCTCCACGCTCGGCGCCCTGTATCAGGAGCAGGTCCAGATCGTGACTTGCGATCCCAGCATCACCTCTGTTGCAGACCTCGCAGGCAAGAACGTCTCCATCGGTGCTGCAGGCTCGGGTGTGTACTTCAATGCCATCGACATCCTGGGCGCCTACGGCCTCAGCGAGAGTGACATCAACCCGACCTATCAGAGCTTCGGCGATTCTGCTGACGCCCTCAAGGACGGCAAGATTGATGCTGCCTTCATCGTCGCCGGCGCTCCCACCACCGCCATCACCGACCTGTCCACCACCAAGACCGCGTACCTGATCTCCCTTGACCAGGCACACATTCAGCAGCTGATCGCCGAGAACAACTTCTACTCCGAGGCCGTCATTCCTGCTGGCACCTACGCTGGTCAGACCAATGATGTCGTCACCGTCGGTGTTGACGCCGTCATCATCGTCGACAACGCTGTCTCCGAGGAGGATGTCTACGCCCTCACGGCTGACATCTTCGACAACGCTCCCGACCTCATCGAGAATCACGCCAAGTATGCCGAGATTAGCCTCGAGAAGGGCGCGTCCGTTGCCAGCGTTCCGTATCATCCCGGTGCCGCGAAGTACTTTGCAGAGAAGAACATCACTGTTCCCACGAAGTAG
- a CDS encoding C4-dicarboxylate ABC transporter — MDKDTAPVESDEAEQILRKFDRESNTRIWEGVPKIIVRAIMAIFSVYCIGMTLFSTALPEVRLTLFLGCIVVIGFLVYPANKKKVRTNYIPWYDILLMIIGAACFFYFAFNALPIIKLGTRIDEVMVIIGIVGVLIVAELCRRSVGLPIIFVVGALLIYAFYFFVVDRGMDLMLALRTVVYRMFYTTNGIIGTPINVCYTYIVLFIIFGAFLERTGIAGFFISFANRLAGWSSGGAAKVAVISSALCGMVSGSSVGNTVTTGSVTIPMMKKTGYRPEFAGAVEAASSTGGQIMPPIMGAAAFLMAEYMGIPYIEVAAKAIIPALLYFTGIFLAVHLEAKKLQLKGIPRKELPKWSYLAKNCYLVIPLVLLVWLVASGARTMAVSAAISIVGAFVIGFINFFVTGVKERSEDQTVGSVFVDSLKVALATGYDALIAGARSCVSVAVACAMAGLIAGCITVTGLAGTLINAIVNFAGDATMVGLVLTMLCCIILGMGVPTTANYCIMASTCAPILIQLGIPAVAAHFFVFYFGIVADITPPVALAAYAGSAIAKSNPMKTAFTASKIAIAAFIVPYIFAFNPIMLLDGMSNWWEIIIPIITSLVGLFGIAAGLNGNLFERIPMLLRIVLIAGGLALMIPESITDIIGIAIIVVVFVIQYGVARKNRVDKPKETDA; from the coding sequence ATGGACAAGGACACGGCCCCCGTCGAGAGCGACGAGGCCGAGCAGATTCTGCGCAAGTTCGACCGCGAGTCAAACACGCGCATCTGGGAAGGTGTCCCCAAGATTATCGTCAGGGCCATCATGGCCATCTTCTCGGTCTATTGCATCGGCATGACCTTGTTCAGCACGGCGCTTCCCGAGGTTAGGCTTACGCTCTTCCTCGGCTGCATCGTCGTCATCGGCTTTCTCGTATACCCCGCCAACAAGAAGAAGGTTCGCACCAACTACATCCCCTGGTATGACATCTTGCTCATGATCATCGGAGCGGCCTGCTTCTTTTACTTCGCGTTCAACGCGTTGCCCATCATCAAACTCGGCACGCGCATCGACGAAGTCATGGTCATCATCGGCATCGTGGGCGTTCTCATCGTCGCCGAGCTTTGCCGCCGCAGTGTCGGCCTTCCCATCATCTTCGTGGTAGGCGCGTTGCTCATCTACGCGTTCTACTTCTTTGTCGTTGATCGCGGCATGGACCTCATGCTCGCCTTGCGCACCGTCGTCTATCGCATGTTCTACACGACAAACGGCATCATCGGCACGCCCATCAACGTTTGCTACACCTACATCGTGCTCTTCATCATCTTCGGTGCCTTCCTCGAGCGCACGGGCATCGCGGGCTTCTTCATCTCGTTCGCCAATCGTCTCGCTGGCTGGTCGAGCGGTGGCGCCGCCAAGGTCGCCGTCATCTCGAGTGCCCTGTGCGGCATGGTGAGCGGCTCGTCCGTCGGCAATACCGTCACGACGGGTTCCGTCACCATCCCCATGATGAAGAAGACCGGCTATCGGCCCGAGTTTGCCGGTGCCGTCGAGGCGGCATCGTCGACAGGCGGTCAGATCATGCCCCCCATCATGGGCGCTGCCGCATTCCTCATGGCCGAGTACATGGGCATTCCCTACATCGAGGTTGCCGCCAAGGCCATCATCCCCGCCCTGCTCTACTTCACGGGCATCTTCCTTGCCGTGCATCTCGAGGCCAAGAAGCTCCAGCTCAAGGGCATTCCGCGCAAGGAGCTTCCCAAGTGGAGCTACCTCGCCAAGAACTGCTACCTCGTCATCCCGCTCGTGCTGCTCGTCTGGCTCGTCGCCTCGGGCGCACGCACCATGGCCGTCTCGGCCGCCATCTCGATTGTCGGCGCCTTCGTCATCGGCTTCATCAACTTCTTCGTGACCGGCGTCAAGGAGCGTTCCGAGGACCAGACCGTTGGCAGCGTCTTCGTCGACTCGCTCAAGGTGGCACTGGCCACAGGCTACGACGCGCTCATCGCCGGCGCTCGCAGCTGCGTCTCCGTGGCCGTCGCCTGCGCAATGGCCGGTCTCATCGCTGGCTGCATCACCGTCACGGGCCTCGCAGGCACGCTCATCAACGCCATCGTCAATTTCGCCGGTGACGCGACCATGGTTGGCCTCGTGCTCACCATGCTGTGCTGCATCATCCTCGGCATGGGCGTCCCCACCACGGCAAACTACTGCATCATGGCCTCCACCTGCGCCCCGATTCTCATCCAACTCGGAATCCCGGCCGTGGCTGCGCACTTCTTCGTCTTCTACTTCGGCATCGTGGCCGACATCACGCCGCCTGTCGCGCTGGCGGCATATGCGGGCAGCGCCATCGCCAAGTCAAATCCGATGAAGACGGCTTTCACGGCAAGCAAGATCGCCATCGCAGCCTTCATCGTTCCCTACATCTTCGCGTTCAATCCCATCATGTTGCTTGATGGGATGAGCAATTGGTGGGAGATCATCATCCCCATCATCACGTCGCTTGTGGGCCTCTTCGGCATTGCCGCCGGCCTCAATGGCAACCTGTTCGAGCGAATACCCATGCTCCTGCGCATCGTCCTTATCGCCGGCGGCCTCGCGCTCATGATTCCCGAGTCGATCACGGATATCATCGGCATCGCGATCATCGTCGTCGTCTTCGTCATCCAATACGGAGTGGCCCGAAAAAATCGGGTTGATAAGCCCAAGGAAACTGATGCATAG
- a CDS encoding cation transporter: MTADANNPKLDEDKVIRKLSLVGIVGNVFLSAFKFFAGIIGNSSAMVSDAVHSLSDVFATFIAFLGVKFGRRAADASHPYGHERIESLAAIALGLILLVTGIGIGWVGLEKIIAGNYESLPIPGMIALIAAIVSIAVKEGMFWYTRHWARAIRSSAFEADAWHHRSDAMSSVGALIGVGGSMLGYPVLDPIASVVICLFILKQGISIIYDALKKMIDTSCGPQFEKEIRGLVDSEDQVERIDVLRTRMFGDKVYVDMEIAIDGSMQLTDAHAIAERVHDDIEHAFPEVKHVMIHVNPA, from the coding sequence ATGACAGCAGACGCAAACAACCCGAAACTCGACGAGGACAAGGTCATCCGCAAGCTCTCGCTTGTGGGTATCGTCGGCAACGTCTTTCTATCGGCGTTCAAGTTCTTCGCGGGCATCATTGGCAATTCGAGCGCCATGGTTTCCGACGCCGTCCACTCGCTCTCTGACGTCTTCGCGACCTTCATCGCCTTCCTCGGCGTCAAGTTCGGGCGACGCGCCGCAGACGCATCGCACCCCTACGGGCACGAGCGCATCGAGAGCCTTGCCGCCATTGCGCTCGGCCTCATTCTGCTGGTGACGGGTATTGGCATCGGCTGGGTCGGCCTCGAGAAGATCATCGCGGGCAACTACGAAAGCCTGCCCATCCCCGGCATGATTGCCCTCATCGCCGCCATCGTCTCCATCGCCGTCAAGGAAGGCATGTTCTGGTACACGCGTCACTGGGCGCGCGCCATTCGCTCATCGGCCTTCGAGGCAGACGCCTGGCATCATCGCTCCGATGCGATGAGCTCGGTCGGTGCGCTCATTGGCGTCGGCGGGTCAATGCTCGGCTACCCCGTACTCGATCCCATCGCCAGCGTCGTCATCTGCCTGTTCATCCTCAAGCAGGGCATCTCGATCATCTACGACGCCCTGAAGAAGATGATCGACACCTCATGCGGTCCGCAATTCGAGAAAGAGATCCGCGGGCTCGTCGATAGTGAAGACCAGGTAGAGCGCATCGACGTGCTGCGCACGCGCATGTTCGGTGACAAGGTATACGTCGACATGGAGATTGCAATAGACGGATCGATGCAGCTAACGGATGCCCATGCCATCGCCGAGCGCGTCCACGACGATATCGAGCATGCCTTCCCCGAGGTCAAGCACGTCATGATTCACGTCAATCCCGCGTAG
- a CDS encoding EamA family transporter, with translation MKYGLTSGVLWGLDTVILGIALTMSPYIGTLEAFAFAAIASSALHDIFCAIWLALYMGVRGRLKDTWAALRTRSGKVVILGALLGGPIGMTGYVIAINNIGAGYTAIISAFYPAVGAILAFIILKERMSARQLVAFACALGGIVAMGVLSLTDAETAGDPVLGLVGAAACVLGWGSEAVLCGWGMRDDAVDNETALQIRETTSALVYAIIVLPAFGAWAFTAGAIPSLATGVVALAALAGTTSYLFYYKSISSPLGAAKSMALNISYSAWAVLFAFVLQGTVPTIASIVCCVVILGGTILAASDWNELFGRGASQVDEA, from the coding sequence GTGAAGTACGGCTTGACGAGCGGTGTGCTCTGGGGACTCGACACGGTCATCCTCGGCATCGCGCTCACCATGTCGCCGTATATCGGCACGCTCGAGGCGTTTGCGTTTGCCGCGATTGCGTCTTCGGCCCTGCATGACATCTTCTGCGCGATATGGCTCGCGCTCTACATGGGCGTGCGAGGTCGTCTCAAGGACACCTGGGCGGCGTTGCGCACACGCAGCGGCAAGGTGGTCATCCTCGGCGCGCTTCTGGGCGGACCCATCGGCATGACGGGCTACGTGATCGCGATCAACAACATCGGCGCGGGCTATACGGCCATCATCTCGGCCTTCTATCCGGCAGTGGGCGCGATCCTGGCCTTCATCATCCTGAAGGAGCGCATGAGCGCACGGCAGCTTGTGGCGTTTGCCTGCGCACTCGGCGGCATCGTGGCCATGGGCGTGCTGTCCTTGACCGATGCCGAGACGGCGGGCGATCCCGTGCTCGGCCTCGTGGGCGCTGCTGCCTGCGTGCTCGGATGGGGAAGCGAGGCGGTGCTGTGCGGCTGGGGCATGCGCGATGACGCCGTCGACAACGAGACGGCGCTTCAGATTCGCGAGACCACGAGCGCGCTCGTCTATGCCATCATCGTGCTTCCCGCGTTTGGCGCCTGGGCGTTCACGGCAGGTGCCATCCCGTCGCTGGCCACGGGCGTTGTCGCCCTAGCTGCTCTGGCGGGCACGACCTCGTACCTCTTCTACTACAAGTCCATCAGCTCGCCGCTGGGGGCTGCCAAGTCCATGGCGCTCAACATCAGCTATTCGGCATGGGCGGTGCTGTTCGCGTTCGTCTTGCAGGGTACGGTGCCCACGATTGCGTCGATCGTGTGCTGCGTCGTCATCCTCGGCGGTACGATCCTCGCCGCGAGTGATTGGAACGAGCTCTTCGGCCGTGGGGCAAGTCAAGTAGACGAGGCGTAA
- a CDS encoding MarR family transcriptional regulator, translating into MVATDEKSAGDLTRNQFSVLQSLTRKPLGSQRSIAECTGLSVGTVNAAARQLIERGDLDKTASEGLQVTEQGIAALEPYRVDNAVILAAGLSTRFAPISYEKPKGLLRVRDEVLIERQIRQLKEAGIDDITVVVGYKKEYFFYLEELFDVRIVVNEHYAKRNNHSSLMAVLDKLGRTYVCSSDNYFVDNPFESHVYGAYYATQYAQDATDEWCVHLGARNRIVGVTIGGADSQIMLGHVFFDEPFSQRMAQIIRDEWDLPATTDKLWENLFIDHIDELYMVARPYPAEMIHEFDALDDLREFDPHFIENVDSLAFDNIVSALGCKKTDICDVYPLKQGLTNLSCHVRVGDAEYVYRHPGVGTENLIDRHAELAGLHIAHELGLDNTFITGDPQTGWKISHFVADCTQLDPHDAAQTKRAMQMARSLHESGATLERQFDFYAESKRYEELLRAREGVIDVPGFAEMAECMQRLHEFVEADETYSCLCHNDFFYLNFLVGADDEMSLIDWEYAGMSDYASDFGTYTVCCELSVEEAEQALAYYFGRAPSFEELRHNFAYVAFAGWCWYVWSLMKEAEGDVVGEWLYIYYRYAKRYLNMVLPWYERGERV; encoded by the coding sequence ATGGTGGCAACAGATGAGAAGAGCGCAGGAGATCTGACGCGTAACCAGTTCTCCGTCTTGCAGAGCCTCACGCGGAAGCCGCTTGGTTCCCAGCGTTCGATTGCCGAGTGCACGGGGCTTTCTGTGGGAACGGTGAATGCCGCGGCACGTCAGCTGATCGAGCGTGGCGATCTCGACAAGACGGCTTCCGAGGGCTTGCAAGTGACGGAGCAAGGCATCGCGGCACTCGAGCCGTATCGTGTCGACAACGCGGTCATTCTGGCTGCGGGGCTCTCGACGCGCTTCGCGCCCATCTCTTACGAGAAGCCCAAGGGGCTGCTCCGCGTGCGCGACGAGGTGCTCATCGAGCGCCAGATTCGCCAGCTCAAGGAGGCCGGTATCGACGACATCACCGTCGTCGTGGGCTACAAGAAGGAGTACTTCTTCTACCTGGAAGAGCTCTTCGACGTGCGCATCGTCGTGAACGAACACTACGCGAAGCGAAACAACCACTCGTCTCTCATGGCGGTGCTCGACAAGCTCGGACGCACTTATGTCTGTTCGTCGGATAACTACTTCGTCGACAATCCCTTCGAATCGCATGTCTACGGCGCCTATTACGCGACGCAGTACGCGCAGGATGCAACCGACGAGTGGTGCGTGCATCTGGGTGCCAGGAATCGCATCGTGGGCGTGACCATTGGCGGTGCGGATTCGCAGATCATGCTCGGGCATGTGTTCTTCGACGAGCCGTTCTCGCAGCGCATGGCCCAGATCATCCGCGATGAATGGGACTTACCCGCCACGACGGATAAGCTGTGGGAGAACCTGTTCATCGACCACATCGACGAGCTGTACATGGTCGCGCGGCCCTATCCCGCCGAGATGATTCACGAATTCGATGCGCTTGACGATTTGCGCGAATTCGATCCGCATTTCATCGAGAACGTCGATTCGCTCGCCTTCGACAACATCGTGTCGGCACTTGGCTGCAAGAAGACGGACATCTGCGACGTGTATCCGCTCAAGCAAGGCCTCACGAACCTCTCGTGCCATGTGCGCGTGGGCGACGCCGAGTACGTGTACCGGCATCCCGGTGTGGGAACCGAGAACCTCATCGACCGGCACGCCGAGCTCGCTGGCCTTCACATCGCCCACGAGCTGGGTCTTGATAACACCTTCATTACCGGTGACCCCCAGACGGGGTGGAAGATATCGCACTTCGTGGCCGACTGCACCCAGCTCGACCCGCATGACGCCGCCCAGACCAAGCGCGCGATGCAGATGGCACGCTCCCTGCACGAGTCGGGCGCGACGCTCGAGCGGCAATTCGACTTCTATGCCGAGTCCAAGCGCTACGAGGAGCTGCTGCGTGCGCGTGAGGGCGTCATCGACGTTCCGGGCTTTGCCGAGATGGCGGAGTGCATGCAGCGCCTGCATGAGTTCGTCGAGGCCGACGAGACGTATAGCTGCCTGTGCCACAACGACTTCTTCTACCTGAACTTCCTGGTTGGCGCCGATGACGAGATGTCGCTCATCGACTGGGAGTATGCGGGCATGTCGGATTACGCGAGTGACTTTGGCACGTACACTGTATGCTGCGAGCTCTCGGTCGAGGAGGCAGAGCAGGCGTTGGCGTATTACTTCGGCCGCGCGCCCAGCTTCGAGGAGTTGCGCCACAACTTCGCGTATGTGGCGTTTGCCGGCTGGTGCTGGTACGTCTGGTCGCTCATGAAGGAGGCCGAAGGCGATGTCGTGGGCGAGTGGCTCTACATCTACTACCGGTACGCGAAAAGGTATCTGAACATGGTTTTGCCCTGGTACGAGAGGGGGGAGCGCGTCTAG
- a CDS encoding iron ABC transporter substrate-binding protein, translating to MKAKRLLIALCTCIALLLAFAGCSSAAFSDSDSTRIVTDAYGRNVTIPADVQTCATVGSAARFVAYAGGTDKLVAVTEMDKPATLARPYTVAWEQVLAELPTTSNGNHLMETSVDGEALLELKPDVIISSRSAQECDELQSQLNIPVIGISYQDQMFTENVFESIQVVGDVLGTTEHAQQVIDKMNGWQADLDSRTANIPDADKPSCYAGAVNYKGAKSFGGTYAQYPPFVAAHIDNVADGTVESGSVEITLEQLGEWNPDFMFLNAGNMELMKKDYADNQAFFDNLTAFQTDNLYTQPSYNMNGTNIEIAICDAYFDAATVYPDAFADVDLENMYREILDTMLGTNCYDQLTAAGLRFGKISF from the coding sequence GTGAAAGCCAAACGCCTGCTCATCGCCCTGTGCACCTGCATCGCGCTGCTGCTTGCCTTTGCCGGCTGCTCATCTGCAGCGTTTTCAGATTCTGATTCGACCCGCATCGTAACCGATGCTTATGGTCGTAACGTAACCATACCAGCTGATGTCCAGACCTGCGCCACCGTCGGTAGCGCCGCGCGTTTCGTCGCCTATGCCGGAGGCACCGACAAGCTCGTCGCCGTGACGGAGATGGATAAGCCGGCAACCCTGGCCCGTCCCTATACCGTGGCCTGGGAGCAAGTCCTGGCAGAGCTTCCCACGACTTCCAACGGCAATCATCTCATGGAGACAAGCGTAGATGGCGAAGCGCTACTTGAGCTCAAGCCCGATGTCATCATCTCGAGCCGCTCTGCCCAGGAATGCGACGAGCTGCAAAGCCAGCTCAACATCCCCGTCATCGGCATCAGCTATCAGGATCAAATGTTCACGGAGAACGTCTTCGAATCCATCCAAGTCGTCGGCGATGTCCTCGGCACCACCGAGCACGCGCAACAGGTCATCGACAAGATGAACGGCTGGCAGGCCGACCTCGATAGCCGCACCGCGAACATCCCCGATGCGGACAAGCCGAGCTGCTATGCCGGCGCCGTGAACTACAAGGGCGCCAAGAGCTTCGGCGGCACCTATGCCCAGTATCCGCCGTTCGTCGCCGCGCACATCGACAACGTTGCCGATGGGACGGTCGAATCCGGCTCCGTCGAGATCACGCTCGAGCAGCTTGGCGAGTGGAACCCGGATTTCATGTTCCTCAACGCCGGCAACATGGAGCTTATGAAGAAGGACTATGCTGATAACCAGGCGTTCTTCGACAATCTCACGGCCTTCCAGACGGACAATCTCTACACCCAGCCCTCCTACAACATGAACGGTACCAATATCGAGATTGCTATCTGCGATGCCTACTTCGATGCGGCCACCGTCTATCCCGATGCCTTCGCAGACGTCGACCTCGAGAACATGTACCGCGAGATCCTCGACACCATGCTCGGCACGAATTGCTATGACCAGCTGACGGCCGCCGGTCTCAGATTCGGCAAGATCAGCTTCTAG
- a CDS encoding iron ABC transporter permease — translation MAHAAQAPSSYREQYRGYTRYKRLVIVTLVVILLVLVFVSIMLGTASLSPLDVLAALFGQGDEHALIVVWNLRMPRILTAIVGGIALALAGCAFQSVLRNPLASASTLGISQGAAFGASIAIIVLGVGSSSVAYEGLGASNPYLTVVCAFLGAMASTIAILALSRFRDMTPESIVLAGVALSALFTGATALIQYFAEDTQVAAVVFWTFGDLGRASYREIAIMAVIAAASFVFFYCNRWNFNAMESGEGTAHGLGLNVRRTRLLGMIVGAFAASSVIAFCGTINFIGLVAPHIMRRFIGSDYRYLLVASALAGAGILLLSDIIARMALVGVVLPISAITSFVGAPLFLYLLMRGAHR, via the coding sequence ATGGCACATGCCGCGCAGGCACCATCCTCATATCGCGAGCAATATCGCGGATACACAAGGTACAAGCGCCTTGTCATCGTGACGCTCGTCGTCATCCTTCTCGTGCTCGTCTTCGTCTCGATCATGCTCGGAACGGCGAGTCTCTCCCCTCTCGACGTGCTGGCCGCACTCTTCGGACAGGGCGACGAACACGCCCTCATCGTCGTGTGGAACCTGCGCATGCCGAGAATACTCACCGCCATCGTTGGTGGCATAGCCCTTGCCCTCGCAGGCTGCGCGTTTCAGAGCGTGCTGCGCAACCCCCTCGCTTCCGCGAGCACGCTTGGTATCTCCCAGGGAGCGGCTTTTGGCGCCTCCATCGCCATCATCGTCCTGGGTGTCGGATCGTCAAGCGTGGCCTATGAGGGCCTGGGGGCCAGCAACCCCTATCTCACCGTCGTCTGCGCCTTCCTCGGCGCCATGGCCTCGACCATCGCCATCCTCGCGCTCTCGCGCTTTCGCGACATGACGCCCGAGAGCATCGTGCTTGCCGGCGTGGCCCTTTCGGCGCTGTTCACGGGCGCGACAGCCCTCATCCAGTACTTCGCCGAGGATACGCAGGTTGCCGCCGTCGTCTTCTGGACTTTCGGTGACCTCGGACGCGCCTCGTATCGCGAAATCGCCATCATGGCCGTCATCGCCGCGGCCAGCTTCGTCTTTTTCTATTGCAACCGTTGGAATTTCAACGCAATGGAGTCGGGTGAGGGCACGGCCCATGGCCTGGGACTCAACGTACGGCGCACACGTTTACTCGGCATGATAGTCGGTGCCTTTGCCGCATCATCGGTCATCGCGTTTTGCGGCACCATCAACTTCATCGGCCTCGTCGCCCCGCACATTATGCGACGCTTCATCGGCAGCGATTACCGCTATCTGCTCGTCGCCTCGGCGCTTGCCGGCGCAGGCATCCTGTTGCTTTCCGACATCATCGCACGCATGGCACTCGTCGGCGTCGTGTTGCCCATCAGCGCCATCACCTCCTTCGTGGGCGCGCCCCTCTTCCTGTACCTGCTCATGAGGGGAGCGCACCGATGA